The segment GTTCTTTTCTTTAAAGATGGAGAAGTTGTGGATAAACAAGTAGGTGCTGCTCCTAAAGCTACTTATGACGCAAAAATTAAACAACATATGTAATTAAACGACTTTTAAAAAGGTCGCAGTATCCAAAGATTATGAGCAAAGACGATTTTTTATTAGATGATCTTGATGATGAAAAGACAGTAGAGTTTATCAAAAACTATCTTCCTCAAGATTTAAAAGAGAAGTTTTCAGATGATCAAATTTATTACTTTTTAGATTTGATTGATGAATACTATATGGAAAGTGGTGTTCTAGATTCTAGCACAGATTCTGATGGTTTCATCGATATTGATTTAGATGAGATTGTAGAGTATGTCATCAAAGAATCTAAGAAAGATGATATGGGAGAGTTTGATCCAGAAGATATTCTTTTTGTAGTACAAGGAGAAATGGAGTATGGGAATTCTCTTGGGCTTGTTGAATAAAGACTAGATACTGTTTATCGAAATAGAAAAAGGGTTGTGATTTATTTCACAACCCTTTTTATTTTATCTTATTTTTTCGAAAGAGATTTGCTGCAGATTATAGTAAAAGAAGAGAGCTAAGCCCATGAGAACTACTCCTATAATGGCATAAATAATTCGAATACCTTTTCGATTGAAGTATTTTTTAAGGTATGCTACATTTCGAGAAGTGAAAAACCATTTTGCATCTGCTAGTGCTGCTAAAAAACAGACTGCACCAGCAATAAAGAATATGGCTTGCATGATGTAATGAGGAATAAGGCTAGGAACTTCTTGCATTTTATCTAATTAATATTTAGTCTATAGTTACTAATCTACTACCATCTTCTTGTTCTTCGATCTTTACTTGTACTGCATCTCCTGGCAGAAGATCATCAATGAGTTCTGGCCATTCTATAAAGCTTACAGCACCACTGTAAAAATAATCCTCGTAGCCCATATCGTAGACTTCCTCGAGCTTTTTAATTCTATAAAAGTCAAAATGATAGATCAGTTCTCCTGTACTATCCGAGCGATATTCATTAACAATAGCAAATGTTGGAGATGTAATTACGTCTGTAACACCTAACTCTTCACATACTGCTTTAATAAATGTAGTTTTACCAGCACCCATTTTTCCATAAAATGCAAAAACTGTGCGATCTCCCATAGCTGCAACAAATTCTTTGGCAGCTTGCTTTATGTTTTCTAATGAATCTATTTTAATTTCCATAATTGGATATTTTATTTGATAATCTTTTTTAATTGAATTGTTTTCAAAAGCTTACATGAGACATAAATCAAGATAGAGAAGAATATAATGGATGCTCCAGATGGCACATGTAATAAGTAAGATAGGAATAATCCACCTAAACATCCAACAAACCCAATCGCTATGGATGAAAATATAATTTTTATAAAGCTATTGGTGAATAGGTTAGCTGTCATTTGGGGTATAGTGAGTAGGGATATAACTAAAACAATTCCCACCATATGTAGGCAGGCAACTATTGTTAAAGCTATAAACAGCATTAGTGTATATTCAAAGAAATGTACAGGTAGTCCTTGTGATAATGAAAATTCTCTATCAAAAGAAATAGATATAATAGGATGTATAAATAAGGAAAAAAAGGCAATAAGTGCAACAGATAGAGTCCCCAGCATGATTAAATCCACTTGGCTAATAGTTAAGATGTTCCCAAATAAGTAAGTAGATAATTCTGGAGTAAATCCAGGGGCTAGGAATGTGAAAATAACTCCTACAGCCATTCCGAAAGTCCAAAATATTGCGATTGCTGAATCTTCACGGGTGTCTTTTCTCTTGGTAAGCCACTCTACTCCGAATGCGGATAATACTGAAAATATAGCAGCAGAAATTAAAGGTGAAAATCCCGAATATAAACCAATTCCTATTCCTCCAAATGAAGCATGTGTTAATCCTCCACTAATAAAAACTAATCGTCTAGTCACAATATACGTGCCAATAATACCACATGCTATACTAGCTAGTAAACTACCTATTATAGCAAATTGAAAGAATTTGAATTGTAATATCTCCATATATCTTATTAATGAAATCTTCTTTCTCCTACGATGAGGAATACTTCATCCTTAATAGAATTGGGTAGTCCTATACCTCTAAGCATTAAACTCCGTACCCATCCTGCTACATCTGTCTCCTGCATGGTGTAAAATACATCACGGAACATATCTGCTTGCTTCTCGCTATAGTCTTCAGGGCTATAACCAATGAACTGATCTAGTTCCTCGTCGTCGTAATACTCTATTTCTTTACTTACTGCAGCGAGCAAACTATCTTTCTCACAGATAGAATGTTGCCCACAACACTCTGTATCAACTTCTTTAACCTCAGGATAAGATTCTAGTTCTCCACTTTCAATCTTTTTATCTATTTTTTTATTTCGTAAAATACCAGCTAAAAAAGCGATAATACCTATTGCAATTAAAAAAACTATAAGTACTCCCATAATTATAACATATATTCATCTACAAAGTTAGCTATAATAATGGCTAACTTTTCTATTCTTTCATTTTTTTAGCAGATTTACACCTGCTTTGGTTAAGTCTTCCCAATAGTTAGGATAAGATTTTGTTACTACATCAGGTTCATTGATGAGTAGGTGTGGAAAGACAATTGCTGCTGGGGCAAAAGCCATAGCCATTCTATGGTCATCATAAGTTTCAATGATGGGCTGTTGCTCAGCAAGACAGCGTTCTCCTTTCCATGATAGCTCCTTATTTCCTTTTTCTACTAAAATATATCCTAGTTTCTTCATTTCTTGAACTAAGGCATCTATTCGATCTGTTTCTTTAATGCGAAGGGTGTCTAGTCCGGTAAATTTAAAAGGAACATTTAGTAACGTTGCAGCGACTACAAAGGTTTGAGCTAAATCGGGAATTTCTGTAAAATCAATTTCTATGACAGAGCTTATCTGATTCGTTTTGAAAAGATGTAATCCTTCAGGAGTCTGTTTATAACGAACTCCTAATTTTTCAAATTCCTTAGCTCCTTTAAAATCTCCTTGTAAACTAGGTATAACCATATCGGTTAATAAAATCTCAGCTTTATCTGATAGAGCAACGATGGAAAACCAATAAGATGCTGCACTCCAATCAGGTTCTATATTTAAAGTTGTAGGCTTATAGGGTTGAGGCTCCACTTGTATTGAGTTTGACATATACCAATAGGCTTTTGCTCCACACTGATTCATCAATGCTAGAGTCATGTCGATATAAGGTTTTGATGCAATATGTCCTTTTAGTTCTATTTGTAATCCTTTTTCTAGTGTCGGAGCTATTAGTAGTAAAGCAGTAATAAATTGAGAACTGATACTACCATCTAAGGATAATTTACTGCCTTCCAACTTTTTCCCTACGATCCGTAAAGGTGGAAATCCTTTTTTGTCAGTGTATTGGATATCAGCACCAATCTTCCTTAATGCATCTACAAGTATATGAATAGGTCTGTTTTGCATTCTTTCGGTTCCAGTAATAATTCTTGTTCCTGTAGTAACCGATAAGTAAGCAGTTAAAAAGCGCATTGACGTACCAGCTGCTAATATATTAATAACCTCATTAGTTGAAACTAATGCTGTTTTCATTACGTCTGTGTCATCACATACGGCTAAATGATTTGGTAAGATCCCGTTTTGTGTTAGAGCATAGATGATAAGTGCCCTATTGCTGATACTTTTAGATGTAGGCAACGTGATTTTTCCTTTTATTTCGGGTGGAAACTGAAGTTGATAACGCATTTTATCTGAGATTTATTAAGTAAAGTATGTATATTACAAAGTTAGAAAATATAGTGCATTCCAAAAATAAAAAGAAGTTTAACAACAAGCTCTTTGCATTTTGTATCTTTGCTTGACAACCTAAAGTTTTTTGTAGTATGAAAAAGTCACTTTTATTATCCTTATTAATTCTTTTTTCATTCTCTGTTTTTAGTCAGACGCCTATTGATAAAGCTCTAAGAAGTATTACGATTCAGGCAGCTCAATCTCATATTAATTTTTTAGCTCATGATGAATTAGAAGGTCGTGAAGCTGGATTTCATGGCGGAAGGATTGCTAGAGAATATATTATATCACGATTGACAGAATTAAACATCACTCCTTTAGATTCAGCTTATGTCCAACATTTTGAAGCATTTCGTGTGGATAATCAAAAGAAAGGCAAATGGCAGGTTGATTCCGACTCTATAGATTTGATTCAAAAAAGTACTCACCAGAAGTTGGCTATGTCAAATATCTTGGCATGTATTTATGGGAAAAAGAAAGATGAATATGTTATTGTTGGAGCACATTATGATCATTTAGGTATTGATCCTTATTTACATGGAGATAAAATTTATAATGGAGCTGATGATAATGCTTCTGGAGTTTCAGCTGTACTTCAGATTGCAAAAGCATTTGTAGAAAGTGGAGTCCAACCTCAGCGTACAGTTGTTTTTGCTTTTTGGGATGGAGAAGAAAAAGGTTTATTAGGTTCTAAATACTTTGTTCAAAACTATAGTCATTTATCTCAAGTTAAAGGTTACTTGAATTTTGATATGATTGGTAGAAACAACAAACCCGAGCAGCCCCAACATGTGGTCTGTTTTTATACAGAGAGTCATCCTACATTTGGCCGATGGCTAGAAATAGATTTGATAAAGTATAATCTTGACTTGGAGCCAGAAATAAGACCATGGGATAAGCCGATTGGAGGAAGTGACAATGGTCCATTTGCTCTTCATAATATTCCTATTATATGGTATCATACTGATGGACATCCCGATTATCATAAACCTACTGATCATTCTGAACATATCAATTGGGAAAAAGTAGTTGAAATCACTAAAGCTTCTTTTTTGAATATGTGGAGAATGGCAAATGAAGATATTTTTTAATTGTTTTCTCAAAAGGATAGAGGCTGACTAAGTAGTTTAGACAGCCTCTGTTTTAAATAAAAAAAAAGGAAAATGGGCAGTAGTATAAAATGGTAAGATGAAAAATAGCTGTTTAGAATTATCACAAGATAGTTTTGGCTAATCTACAAATAGGATCTGTTTTTCCCATAGTGTAAAAATGAATCAAGTTAAATCCTTTAGAATATAAATCTTTTGATTGTTCTATCATCCACTCTATCCCAATCTCTATGACATCTTCTTTCGTCTTTGCTTTTATTACGTCATTGGCTAAATCTATGGGTATATCCACATTAAAACGGTACGGTATTAAATTTAGTTGACGTTTGGTTGATAAAGGTTTAATACCTGGAATAATGGGTGTAGTGATACCTGCTGCTCTACATTTTTCTACAAAATCATAGAATTTTTGATTATCGTAGAAAAGTTGGGTGATAATATAACTGGCACCTGAATCAATTTTTTGCTTTAGAAATTGTATATCAGCATCCATATTGGGAGATTCAATATGTTTTTCAGGGTATCCTGCCACTCCTATACAGAAATTAGTTTTTGTTGTATTCAGTAATTCATTGTCGAGATAAATTCCTTGATTTTGATTATCTATTTGTCGGACTAGCTCGTTAGCATATCTATGTCCTTGCTTTTTGGGCTTGAAGTATATTTCGCTTTTTACTGCATCTCCTCTTAAGGCGACGATATTATCTATTCCTAAAAAATGGAGATCTATTAATAGATTTTCGGTTTCTTCCTTTGTAAATCCACCACAAAGAACATGAGGAACAGCATCTACTCCAAAACGATTTTGTAAAGCGGCACAAATGCCTACTGTACCTGGTCGCTTGCGAATAATACGTTTTTCCCATAATCCCTCTTTCGTTTCTTTATATTCATATTCTTCTCTATGGTAGGTAACATCCACAAAAGTGGGTTTTATTTCCATTAGGGGTTCTAAGGCTTTAAATATGTCTTGAATGTTTTCTCCTTTTAGGGGAGGTAAGATTTCTACAGAAAAAGAAGGTTTATTATTACTATATTTTATATGTTCTGTTACTTTCATAGTTAAGTGGTTTTAAATGTATGCAGCTAACCAATGTTGTATTTCTTCTGGTTTTTGTCCTCTTCGCTTGGCATAGTCTTCAATTTGGTCTGAATTTATTTTGCCAATGGCAAAGTATTTACTCTGTGGGTGTGAAAAATAGTATCCAGAGATAGATGATGCTGGGTGCATCGCATAATTAGTTGTGATGCGAACGCCTATATTTTTGTCTATTTGGAGAAGTTTCCACAATGTTCCCTTTTGTTGATGATCAGGACAAGCAGGATAACCAGGAGCTGGTCTAATTCCTTGATAAGTTTCATCTAGTAAATCTTTGTAGGATAGAGATTCATCGGGAACATATCCCCATGCTTTTTTTCTAACATATTCATGTAGATACTCTGCACTAGCTTCAGCTAGCCTATCTGATAGAGAGGATAGTAATAAAGCTGTATAGTCATCCCCTTCTTTTTTGAGTTTTTGAACTTTTTCATCCACTCCGAAACCACTTGAAACACAAAAGAAACCGATATAATCTTTTTTACCACTAGATTTTGGTGCAATAAAATCTGCTAGTGCAAAATTGGGCGAGCCATTATTCTTCTTCATTTGTTGACGAAGGGTAGGGATGGTTTCTAATATTTTACCTTGTTCATCATATACTTCAATATCGTCCTCATTTACTTGATTGGCTGGCAAAAACTCATAAATAGCTTTGGGTAGAATCCATTTGTTTTCTATAATCTTTTTAAGGAAAGCTTTTGCATCTTGGTATAAGGAGGTTGCAGATTCACCTACGACAGCATCATCTAATAGGTCTGGAAATTTACCATGAAGTTCCCATGCTGAGAAGAAGGGTGTCCAGTCAATGTAGGGTATGAGTTGTTGTACATCTAGCTGTTTTACTTGGATACCTTTATCCTTGGGTAAAATAGGAGTGTAAAGGTTCCAATTGGTTGAAAACTTATTTTTTCGAGCCTCATCTAACGGTATGAATTTTCGAGGTTCTTTTCTGTTCTTGTACTGGATACATATTCCTTCATACTCTTCTTTAATTTGATTTATAAATGTAGGTGCGGTTTCTGGATTAAGTAATAAACTAGCCACTGAGACAGAACGAGAAGCATCTTTTACATGAATAACAGGGGCACTATATTCTGGTGCTATTTTTAGAGCAGTATGAAGCTTAGTTGTAGTGGCTCCTCCTATCATTAAAGGAATTGTACATTGTGCTTTTTCTAATTCTTGAGCGACATGAATCATTTCGTCGAGTGAAGGCGTGATTAGTCCGCTTAAACCTATAATGTCTGCTTGTTCAGCTAAGACCGTTTGAATTATATTTTCAGTGGGAACCATCACACCTAAATCTATGATATGATAATTATTACAGGCCAATACAACAGAAACAATATTTTTACCAATGTCGTGTACATCGCCTTTAACAGTAGCTAGTACAATTTTGGGCTTTGATGCATTTAGTTGATCTTGTGCCTTTAACTTTTCAATAAAAGGTAGGAGGTAAGTTACTGCTTGTTTCATTACTCTAGCAGATTTTACTACTTGAGGAAGGAACATTTTTCCATCTCCAAAAAGTTGACCTACTAAGTTCATAGCAATCATAAGATGCCCTTCAATTATTTGTATTGGGTGTTCTACAGATTGCCGAGCCTCCTCAACATCTTGTTCTATAAAAGTAGATATGCCTTTAATTAAAGCATGATTAATACGTTCTTGAAGACATCCTTCTCTCCATACTAAATTGGGCGTAGCTGTGTTTTCTACTTTCCCCTTTAGAGATTCTGCATATTGAAGTAAGGTATCTGTAGCATTCTTCTTTCTGTTGAAAAATACATTTTCAATAAGTTCTAATAATCGAGGTTCTATTTCATTATATATTTCTAGAATAGTAGGGTTTAGTATGCCCATAGTTAACCCGTGTTTTATTCCATGATATAAGAAAATAGAGTGCATAGCTTCTCTTACTGTATTATTTCCTCGAAAAGAAAAAGACACATTGCTAATACCTCCACTAATGTTGGCAAAGGGAAGATTATTTTTTATCCATTTTGTACTCTTGAAAAAGTCTATAGCATTGTTTTTATGTTCTTCCATACCTGTTGCTACTGGAAATACATTTGGGTCGAAGATGATATTGGCTGCAGGAAAGTGTACTTTATGAACAAGTAAATTGTAAGAACGTTGGCAGATTTCTATTCGTCTTTCTAAAGAATCGGCTTGTCCATTTTCATCAAAAGCCATAACAACTACTGCAGCTCCATATTGTTTTATCTTCTGTGCATAAGTGATAAATTTTTTCTCTCCTTCTTTTAAACTAATAGAGTTAACCACTCCTTTTCCTTGTAAGCATTGTAAGCCTGCCTCTATAACTTCCCACTTTGAACTGTCAATCATAATAGGAATTCGTGCGATATCTGGCTCAGAGGCTATAAGGTTGAGAAACGTTGTCATTTCTTCTGTTCCGTTGAGTAATCCTTCATCCATATTTACATCTAGGATTTGTGCTCCTCCCTCTACTTGTTCCCGTGCTATTTCTAAAGCTTCTTCATAATTCTTATTCTGAATAAGTCGTAGAAATTTTTTAGAACCAGTGACATTCGTTCTTTCTCCTATGTTTACGAAGGTGATGTTGTCCGTATATCGAAAAGGCTCTAATCCCGAAAGTTTTAATATTTGCGCCTCCTCAGCTTGTTTAAAAAGGGGAGTCTGTTGGTTTTGTTTATCAACCAATAGAGCAATGCACTTAATATGTTTAGGAGTTGTCCCACAGCAACCTCCCACTATTCTTACTTGGGGGTTGTTAATAAAAGAAAGGATATCATTTCCCATCTGTTCTGGAGTCTGGTCATAGTGCCCAAACTCATTGGGTAGCCCTGCATTGGGATGAACAGAGAGAGGAATACGAACCTCTTTTCCTAACTGGATAAGATAGGGTATTAGTTGTTTTGCTCCTTGAGCACAATTGAGCCCAATGGAGAGTAATGGAATATGAGAAACGGATATGGCAAAAGCCTCAATGGTTTGTCCAGAAAGAATTCTTCCTGAAGCATCTGTAATAGTGCCCGACAGCATGATAGGAATAGATATGTTTCGCTCCTTATTGATGTCTGTTATCGCGAAAAGAGCAGCTTTAGCATTTAGAGTGTCAAAAACTGTTTCTACAAGTAGTAAGTCACAACCTCCATCTATTAACGCTTCGGCTTGCTGCTTATAGGCAACATATAAATCTTGGAATGATACAGCCCTGTAGCTCGGTCTATTAACATCTGGAGATAAACTCGCTGTTTTATTAGTTGGACCAAGAGTTCCAGCAACAAAACGGGGTTTGTTAGGGGTAAGTTGAGTATAGTGTTCTGCTGCCTTCTTTGCTAATTGTGCCGATTTAAAATTAAGCTCATATACATACTCACCAAGGTTATAATCATTTTGAGCAATTGTTGTGGATGAAAAAGTATTGGTTTCTATTATGTCTGCACCGACTTCTAAATAGGCTTCATGAATCGCTTGCACAGCTTGAGGCTGTGTAAGCGATAGAACATCATTATTACCTTTTAGAGGAATTGTTGAGTCTGTAAAGAGAGTACCTCTAAAATCCTTTTCAGAGAAAGAATAGGATTGGAGCATTGTACCCATAGCACCATCTAATACTAATATCTTTTCTTGAATTAAATTCCGAATAAGGTCAAAGTTAGAGTTCATTTCTATAAAAGTTTAAAGGCTTGTTTCAAATCATTTTTAAGGTCGGATATGTTTTCTAATCCTACAGAAAGTCGAATTAAATCAGGAGTAACTCCTGATTCGATTTGTTCTTTCACGCTAAGTTGTTCGTGTGTTGTTGAGGCTGGATGAATAATGAGCGATTTAGTATCTCCTATATTGGCAAGAAGAGCAAATAGTTTTGTATTGCTCACTACTGTTTTAGCAGCATCAAATCCTCCTTTAAGTCCGAAGGTTACCACGCCACTTTGTCCTCTAGGTAGATATTTTTGAGAAAGAGAGTTGTATGGACTTGATTTTAAGCCAGGGTAATTTACCCAAGCTACTTCATCTTGTACTTCTAACCATTTAGCAAGTTCTAAGGCATTTATACTATGCCCTATAATTCTTAGTGGGAGAGTCTCTAATCCTTGTATAATTTGAAAAGCATTAAAAGGACTAAGGGCAGCGCCTAAATCCCTTAACCCTTCTACTCTCACTTTAGCTATGAATGCCGAATTTCCTAATGCTTCATGATAGATTAGTCCATGATATCCAAGTGAAGGATTGGTAAATTCAGGGAACTTACCATTGCCCCAATTGAATGTTCCTGCATCTATGATAGCACCCCCAAGTGAGGTTCCATTCCCTGAAATATATTTTGTGAGAGAGTGTATAACAATATTAGCACCATACTCTATTGGTTTTAGGAGATAGGGAGTAGCAACTGTATTATCTACGATCAGCGGTATTTTTGCTTCTTGAGCAATGCGAGAAACTTCTTCTAGATCAATTATGTCTAGCTTAGGATTGCCCAGTGATTCCACGAATATAGCTTTGGTATTCTCTTGAATTGCCTCTTTGAAATTGTTAGGTTTTAAAGGATTCACAAAAGAGGTATTGATACCAAACCTTGGAAGAGTAACTTGTAGTAAGTTGTATGTTCCGCCATAGAGACTGTTTGAAGATACAATATGATCACCTGCTTTTAGCAATGTAAGCAAGGCTGTGGAAATGGCTGAAGCTCCAGAAGCAGTAACTACAGCTCCGATACCTCCTTCAATAGCAGCTAGCCTTTGTTCTAGTACATCGTTGGTAGGGTTGTTTAGCCGTGTGTAGATATAAGTCGGAATTGAAAGGTTGAATGCACCTGCAGCATGATCTGCATTGTCAAAGACATACGATGTAGTTTGATAAATGGGAATAGCTTGGGTTCCCTCTGTTTTACTTGTGTTGTGCCCTGTATGTAAGGCTTGAGTTTCAAATTTGAGCTTGTTCATAATGTTTTGCTTTTAAAATTTTAGACATAAAAAAAGGAGCATCTGCTTTTCGCAAATGCTCCTTTACTCCTATATATT is part of the Bacteroides coprosuis DSM 18011 genome and harbors:
- a CDS encoding methionine synthase (COGs: COG1410 Methionine synthase I cobalamin-binding domain~InterProIPR003726:IPR000489:IPR003759:IPR006158:IPR 004223:IPR011822~KEGG: rbi:RB2501_03110 5-methyltetrahydrofolate--homocysteine methyltransferase~PFAM: Homocysteine S-methyltransferase; Pterin-binding; Methionine synthase, cobalamin (vitamin B12)-binding module, cap; Cobalamin (vitamin B12)-binding; Vitamin B12-dependent methionine synthase, activation domain~PRIAM: Methionine synthase~SPTR: 5-methyltetrahydrofolate--homocysteine methyltransferase;~TIGRFAM: 5-methyltetrahydrofolate--homocysteine methyltransferase~IMG reference gene:2504106360~PFAM: Pterin binding enzyme; Vitamin B12 dependent methionine synthase, activation domain; B12 binding domain; Homocysteine S-methyltransferase~TIGRFAM: 5-methyltetrahydrofolate--homocysteine methyltransferase), producing the protein MNSNFDLIRNLIQEKILVLDGAMGTMLQSYSFSEKDFRGTLFTDSTIPLKGNNDVLSLTQPQAVQAIHEAYLEVGADIIETNTFSSTTIAQNDYNLGEYVYELNFKSAQLAKKAAEHYTQLTPNKPRFVAGTLGPTNKTASLSPDVNRPSYRAVSFQDLYVAYKQQAEALIDGGCDLLLVETVFDTLNAKAALFAITDINKERNISIPIMLSGTITDASGRILSGQTIEAFAISVSHIPLLSIGLNCAQGAKQLIPYLIQLGKEVRIPLSVHPNAGLPNEFGHYDQTPEQMGNDILSFINNPQVRIVGGCCGTTPKHIKCIALLVDKQNQQTPLFKQAEEAQILKLSGLEPFRYTDNITFVNIGERTNVTGSKKFLRLIQNKNYEEALEIAREQVEGGAQILDVNMDEGLLNGTEEMTTFLNLIASEPDIARIPIMIDSSKWEVIEAGLQCLQGKGVVNSISLKEGEKKFITYAQKIKQYGAAVVVMAFDENGQADSLERRIEICQRSYNLLVHKVHFPAANIIFDPNVFPVATGMEEHKNNAIDFFKSTKWIKNNLPFANISGGISNVSFSFRGNNTVREAMHSIFLYHGIKHGLTMGILNPTILEIYNEIEPRLLELIENVFFNRKKNATDTLLQYAESLKGKVENTATPNLVWREGCLQERINHALIKGISTFIEQDVEEARQSVEHPIQIIEGHLMIAMNLVGQLFGDGKMFLPQVVKSARVMKQAVTYLLPFIEKLKAQDQLNASKPKIVLATVKGDVHDIGKNIVSVVLACNNYHIIDLGVMVPTENIIQTVLAEQADIIGLSGLITPSLDEMIHVAQELEKAQCTIPLMIGGATTTKLHTALKIAPEYSAPVIHVKDASRSVSVASLLLNPETAPTFINQIKEEYEGICIQYKNRKEPRKFIPLDEARKNKFSTNWNLYTPILPKDKGIQVKQLDVQQLIPYIDWTPFFSAWELHGKFPDLLDDAVVGESATSLYQDAKAFLKKIIENKWILPKAIYEFLPANQVNEDDIEVYDEQGKILETIPTLRQQMKKNNGSPNFALADFIAPKSSGKKDYIGFFCVSSGFGVDEKVQKLKKEGDDYTALLLSSLSDRLAEASAEYLHEYVRKKAWGYVPDESLSYKDLLDETYQGIRPAPGYPACPDHQQKGTLWKLLQIDKNIGVRITTNYAMHPASSISGYYFSHPQSKYFAIGKINSDQIEDYAKRRGQKPEEIQHWLAAYI
- a CDS encoding O-acetylhomoserine/O-acetylserine sulfhydrylase (COGs: COG2873 O-acetylhomoserine sulfhydrylase~InterPro IPR000277:IPR006235~KEGG: zpr:ZPR_3635 O-acetylhomoserine sulfhydrylase~PFAM: Cys/Met metabolism, pyridoxal phosphate-dependent enzyme~PRIAM: Cysteine synthase~SPTR: O-acetylhomoserine sulfhydrylase;~TIGRFAM: O-acetylhomoserine/O-acetylserine sulfhydrylase~IMG reference gene:2504106361~PFAM: Cys/Met metabolism PLP-dependent enzyme~TIGRFAM: OAH/OAS sulfhydrylase) — protein: MNKLKFETQALHTGHNTSKTEGTQAIPIYQTTSYVFDNADHAAGAFNLSIPTYIYTRLNNPTNDVLEQRLAAIEGGIGAVVTASGASAISTALLTLLKAGDHIVSSNSLYGGTYNLLQVTLPRFGINTSFVNPLKPNNFKEAIQENTKAIFVESLGNPKLDIIDLEEVSRIAQEAKIPLIVDNTVATPYLLKPIEYGANIVIHSLTKYISGNGTSLGGAIIDAGTFNWGNGKFPEFTNPSLGYHGLIYHEALGNSAFIAKVRVEGLRDLGAALSPFNAFQIIQGLETLPLRIIGHSINALELAKWLEVQDEVAWVNYPGLKSSPYNSLSQKYLPRGQSGVVTFGLKGGFDAAKTVVSNTKLFALLANIGDTKSLIIHPASTTHEQLSVKEQIESGVTPDLIRLSVGLENISDLKNDLKQAFKLL